One Actinomyces marmotae DNA window includes the following coding sequences:
- a CDS encoding DsbA family protein: MASNDPRPTKAERREAARVKAQALREEQARKSHRAALTRRALIGTGAVAVVGGVAGTVWHAKSVEDAKKNSRLPSAVREDGSWTYGKDLAVGSSTADAPVLDVYFDYACHFCANFEVDHSEEMKKLASDGKITLALHPAQFLNQDWTNMAYHAMGAVLDNEPDKALDYHNALLARFGVAFSKKDKSLITKTAINEVASEAGLSSDTRSAIKKALKYSGYQKWIDASTKSFQDGGFRATPTILYDGKQVDLNLLQAKNSLADYVNGQQSGAAPATPTAAPATPTETPAPETPAASDEPAPEEGAATPGA, from the coding sequence ATGGCCTCGAATGATCCCCGCCCAACCAAGGCCGAGCGCCGGGAGGCCGCCCGTGTCAAGGCTCAGGCCCTGCGCGAGGAGCAGGCCCGCAAGTCCCACCGCGCTGCCCTCACGCGCCGCGCCCTCATCGGGACGGGCGCCGTCGCCGTCGTTGGTGGAGTTGCCGGGACGGTCTGGCACGCGAAGTCAGTTGAGGACGCCAAGAAGAACAGCCGCCTTCCCTCCGCTGTCCGCGAAGACGGCTCGTGGACCTACGGAAAGGATCTCGCGGTGGGCTCCTCCACCGCTGACGCCCCGGTCCTCGACGTCTACTTCGACTACGCCTGCCACTTCTGCGCCAACTTCGAGGTGGACCACTCCGAGGAGATGAAGAAGCTCGCCTCTGACGGCAAGATCACTCTTGCCCTCCACCCCGCGCAGTTCCTCAACCAGGACTGGACGAACATGGCCTACCACGCCATGGGCGCCGTTCTCGACAACGAGCCCGACAAGGCCCTCGACTACCACAACGCCCTGCTCGCCCGCTTCGGCGTCGCGTTCTCCAAGAAGGACAAGAGCCTGATCACCAAGACAGCCATCAACGAGGTCGCCTCTGAGGCGGGCCTGTCCTCGGACACCCGGAGCGCCATCAAGAAGGCGCTGAAGTACTCCGGCTATCAGAAGTGGATCGACGCCTCCACCAAGTCCTTCCAGGACGGCGGCTTCCGTGCCACCCCGACCATCCTCTACGACGGGAAGCAGGTCGACTTGAACCTGCTCCAGGCCAAGAACAGCCTGGCTGACTACGTCAACGGCCAGCAGAGCGGCGCAGCGCCCGCCACGCCGACCGCAGCGCCTGCCACGCCGACCGAGACCCCCGCCCCTGAGACGCCCGCCGCGTCGGATGAGCCCGCCCCCGAGGAGGGCGCCGCGACACCCGGCGCCTGA
- a CDS encoding ABC transporter ATP-binding protein encodes MATVTFDHATRIYPGNDRPSVDQLNLEIADGEFLVLVGPSGCGKSTSLRMLAGLEDVNSGRILIGDRDVTDVQPKDRDIAMVFQNYALYPHMSVHDNMGFALKIAGTPKEEIDKRVREAAKILGLTEYLDRKPKALSGGQRQRVAMGRAIVRKPKVFLMDEPLSNLDAKLRVQTRTQIASLQRSLGVTTVYVTHDQTEALTMGDRIAVLKDGLLQQVGTPREMYDKPANEFVAGFIGSPAMNLGHFTVNGDVASIGSAKIQLSRATLDAIKPEDGGKITIGFRPESLEVVSASDEHSIPVRVSFVEELGSDAYIYGELVGAEGSEDKLGSGEDSSQIIVRVPPRTAPGAGETVNVRIKPGQEHIFSAATGERLPA; translated from the coding sequence ATGGCTACCGTGACCTTTGATCACGCCACCCGCATCTACCCGGGCAATGACCGCCCCTCGGTGGACCAGCTCAACCTCGAGATCGCCGACGGCGAGTTCCTCGTCCTCGTCGGCCCGTCCGGCTGCGGGAAGTCGACGTCGCTGCGCATGCTCGCCGGCCTGGAGGACGTCAACTCCGGCCGCATCCTCATCGGCGACCGGGACGTCACCGATGTCCAGCCCAAGGACCGCGACATCGCCATGGTCTTCCAGAACTACGCCCTGTACCCGCACATGAGCGTGCATGACAACATGGGCTTCGCCCTGAAGATCGCCGGCACCCCCAAGGAGGAGATCGACAAGCGCGTCCGCGAGGCCGCCAAGATCCTGGGCCTGACCGAGTACCTCGACCGCAAGCCCAAGGCCCTGTCCGGCGGCCAGCGCCAGCGCGTGGCCATGGGCCGCGCCATCGTGCGCAAGCCCAAGGTCTTCCTCATGGATGAGCCCCTGTCTAACCTGGACGCCAAGCTCCGCGTCCAGACCCGCACGCAGATCGCCTCCCTCCAGCGCTCGCTGGGCGTCACCACGGTCTACGTCACCCACGACCAGACCGAAGCCCTCACCATGGGAGACCGCATCGCCGTCCTCAAGGACGGCCTCCTCCAGCAGGTCGGCACCCCTCGTGAGATGTACGACAAGCCCGCCAATGAGTTCGTGGCCGGCTTCATCGGCTCTCCCGCGATGAACCTGGGGCACTTCACCGTCAACGGCGATGTCGCCTCCATCGGCTCCGCCAAGATCCAGTTGAGCCGCGCCACCCTCGACGCCATCAAGCCAGAGGACGGCGGCAAGATCACCATCGGGTTCCGCCCCGAGTCCCTCGAGGTGGTCTCCGCCTCCGATGAGCACTCGATCCCGGTGCGCGTGTCCTTCGTCGAGGAACTCGGAAGCGACGCCTACATCTACGGCGAGCTCGTGGGCGCCGAGGGCTCGGAGGACAAGCTCGGCAGCGGCGAGGACTCCAGCCAGATCATCGTCCGCGTTCCCCCGCGCACCGCTCCGGGCGCTGGCGAGACGGTCAACGTGCGCATCAAGCCCGGCCAGGAGCACATCTTCTCCGCGGCCACCGGTGAGCGCCTGCCCGCTTGA
- the chvE gene encoding multiple monosaccharide ABC transporter substrate-binding protein, whose product MSNLTRRSFVAGGAASLATALAACTAERTADYYGSSSGGQGALVGVSMPTKNLERWSRDGENLKTLLTDLGYQVELQFADNKVEQQSSQLQTMINKSPKVIVVGAIDGSALAPVLQSAANLGITIIAYDRLIRDTEAVDYYVTFDNYNVGALQGKYLVDALGLESAKGPINIEPFSGSPDDNNARFFFSGAWDVLAPYVKAGTLVCPSGKMPASVDDWQSIGIQAWSNTTAQAEMENRLNSFYSATTRVGAVLAPNDAIALGVSQALDSAGYGPTDWPALTGQDADQANVANIVAGRQSMTVFKDTRKLGERCAAMVAQIIKSEQVEVNDTDSYDNGVKVVPAYLLEPVTVDASNVKEVLVDSGYYSAGEIGL is encoded by the coding sequence ATGTCGAACCTGACCCGCAGGTCGTTCGTGGCCGGTGGGGCCGCGAGTCTCGCCACCGCCCTCGCGGCGTGCACGGCCGAGCGCACCGCCGATTACTACGGCTCGTCCTCCGGAGGGCAGGGCGCCCTCGTCGGCGTGTCGATGCCCACCAAGAACCTCGAGCGGTGGAGCCGCGACGGCGAGAACCTCAAGACGCTCCTGACCGACCTGGGATACCAGGTCGAGCTCCAGTTCGCCGACAACAAGGTCGAGCAGCAGAGCTCCCAGCTCCAAACCATGATCAACAAGTCGCCGAAGGTCATCGTCGTCGGCGCGATCGATGGCTCGGCCCTGGCACCGGTCCTCCAGTCCGCCGCCAACCTCGGCATCACGATCATCGCCTACGACCGCCTCATCCGCGACACCGAGGCCGTGGACTACTACGTCACCTTCGACAACTACAACGTCGGCGCATTGCAGGGCAAGTACCTCGTCGATGCGCTCGGCCTGGAGTCCGCCAAGGGGCCGATCAACATCGAGCCCTTCTCCGGGTCCCCGGACGACAACAACGCGCGCTTCTTCTTCTCCGGGGCCTGGGATGTGCTCGCCCCCTACGTCAAGGCCGGTACCCTCGTGTGCCCCTCGGGAAAGATGCCCGCGTCCGTCGATGACTGGCAGTCCATCGGCATTCAGGCCTGGTCCAACACCACGGCCCAGGCGGAGATGGAGAACCGCCTCAATTCCTTCTACAGCGCCACCACCCGCGTCGGAGCGGTACTGGCACCCAATGACGCCATCGCCCTGGGCGTGTCCCAGGCGCTGGACTCCGCGGGCTACGGGCCCACCGACTGGCCAGCGCTTACCGGCCAGGATGCCGATCAGGCCAATGTCGCCAATATCGTGGCGGGCCGGCAGTCGATGACCGTCTTCAAGGACACGCGCAAGCTCGGCGAGCGCTGCGCGGCGATGGTCGCCCAGATCATCAAGTCCGAGCAGGTCGAGGTCAACGACACCGACTCCTATGACAACGGCGTCAAGGTGGTCCCGGCCTACCTGCTCGAGCCGGTGACCGTCGATGCGAGCAACGTCAAAGAGGTCCTCGTCGACTCCGGATATTACAGCGCCGGGGAGATCGGGCTATGA
- the mmsA gene encoding multiple monosaccharide ABC transporter ATP-binding protein yields the protein MSPESTSSPAIAGAPDGLILQMRGITKSFGRFTALQDVTFDVRRGEIHAICGENGAGKSTLMNVLSGVWPRGTYDGDIVYDGAVREFRSVRDSEALGIVIIHQELALSPYLSVAENIFMGNEKQRGGVINWDDTNDEAARLLAEVGLDIEPRTRVADLGVGHQQLVEIAKALSKDVRLLILDEPTAALNDEDSEHLLGLMRGLRERGISMVMISHKLGEISRIADRTTIIRDGRTIQTAPLHGPGAITEDEIIRLMVGRSLDNRYPERAPSIGQEILQIRDWTVHHPIDTARKVVDGAALSLRRGEIVGLAGLMGAGRTELAMSVFGHSYGTGISGTVLKDGVEVSTSSVARAMDEGLAYVSEDRKALGLNLIQDVKTNTTAAALRKISRRGVVDESAELEIAERYRHELRTKTASLSSPVGSLSGGNQQKVVLARWIFTDPDVLILDEPTRGIDVGAKYEIYQIIGELADSGKAVLVISSELPELLGICDRIYAMSHGRITGQLPRGEADQESLMRLMTIEKSDRDRSAGKDGAK from the coding sequence ATGAGCCCCGAATCGACGTCGTCTCCCGCCATTGCCGGCGCCCCGGACGGCCTTATCCTCCAGATGAGGGGCATCACGAAGTCCTTCGGGCGGTTCACCGCCCTCCAGGATGTCACCTTCGATGTGCGGCGCGGTGAGATCCACGCGATCTGCGGGGAGAACGGCGCGGGAAAGTCCACCCTCATGAATGTCCTGTCGGGGGTGTGGCCGCGCGGCACCTACGACGGCGACATCGTCTACGACGGCGCGGTCCGCGAGTTCCGCTCCGTGCGGGACTCCGAGGCGCTGGGAATCGTCATCATCCACCAGGAGCTGGCGCTGAGCCCCTACCTGTCGGTGGCTGAGAACATCTTCATGGGCAATGAGAAGCAGCGCGGGGGCGTCATCAACTGGGACGACACCAATGACGAGGCGGCCCGCCTCCTGGCCGAGGTCGGCCTCGACATTGAGCCGCGGACGCGAGTGGCGGACTTGGGTGTCGGCCACCAGCAACTCGTCGAGATCGCCAAGGCCCTGTCCAAGGACGTGCGCCTGCTCATCCTCGACGAGCCGACGGCCGCGCTCAACGACGAGGACTCCGAGCACCTGCTCGGCCTCATGCGGGGCCTGCGCGAGCGCGGCATCTCCATGGTCATGATCTCTCACAAACTTGGGGAGATCTCCCGCATCGCGGACCGCACGACGATCATCCGCGATGGCCGGACTATCCAGACCGCCCCGTTGCACGGCCCCGGGGCGATCACCGAGGACGAGATCATCCGCCTCATGGTGGGCCGCTCCCTCGACAACCGCTACCCCGAGCGAGCGCCGAGCATCGGCCAGGAGATCCTCCAAATCCGCGACTGGACGGTCCACCATCCCATCGACACCGCGCGCAAGGTGGTTGACGGGGCGGCGCTGAGCCTGCGACGCGGTGAGATCGTGGGCCTAGCCGGCCTCATGGGCGCCGGGCGCACCGAGCTAGCGATGAGCGTGTTCGGGCACTCCTACGGCACGGGTATCTCCGGCACCGTCCTCAAGGACGGCGTTGAGGTCTCCACCTCCTCGGTTGCCCGGGCCATGGATGAGGGCCTGGCCTACGTCAGCGAGGACCGCAAGGCGCTGGGGCTCAACCTCATCCAGGACGTCAAGACGAACACCACCGCCGCGGCGCTGCGGAAGATCTCTCGTCGCGGCGTCGTCGACGAAAGCGCCGAACTCGAAATCGCCGAGCGCTACCGCCACGAACTGCGGACGAAGACCGCCTCCCTGTCGAGCCCGGTCGGCTCCCTGTCCGGGGGCAACCAGCAGAAAGTCGTCCTGGCCAGGTGGATCTTCACCGACCCCGACGTCCTCATCCTCGATGAGCCCACGCGCGGGATCGATGTAGGCGCCAAGTACGAGATCTACCAGATCATCGGCGAGCTGGCGGACTCCGGCAAGGCAGTCCTCGTCATCTCCTCCGAGCTGCCCGAACTACTGGGCATCTGCGACCGCATCTACGCCATGAGCCACGGGCGCATCACCGGCCAGCTCCCACGGGGCGAGGCGGACCAGGAGAGCCTCATGCGGCTCATGACCATCGAGAAAAGCGACCGCGATCGATCAGCGGGAAAGGACGGCGCGAAGTGA
- the mmsB gene encoding multiple monosaccharide ABC transporter permease — protein MKGVNAYLGRNLRQYGILAALVAIILFFQVLTGGLLLSPNNVASLIQQNAYVMILAVGMVMVIIGRHIDLSVGSLVGFIGGIIGLLIVNQGLPWIAVVLIAVGIGMLVGCWQGFWVAYMEIPAFIVTLAGMLIFRGLTVVLVQRTVSGMPSSFVSIANGSLPPWLGYFQDYDGVTILIGVVAIGGLVLTQTRARRRAVTAGRPVKPLGAFLVREGVFAAAIAALTALLAYSAGGTPIVLVIVGLVILVYSFIMGRTVFGRHVYAVGGNLKAARLSGVDVRKVDFLLFVNMGFLASLAAIVTTSRAGAAVSTAGNLYEMDAIAAAYIGGAAVSGGIGRVSGAIIGALIMGVLNMGLSIMAVDSAWQQAIKGLVLLLAVAVDIVGKRRAGA, from the coding sequence GTGAAGGGCGTCAACGCATACCTGGGGCGCAACCTGCGCCAGTACGGCATCCTCGCGGCCCTGGTCGCAATCATCCTCTTCTTCCAGGTCCTCACCGGCGGCCTCCTGCTGTCACCCAACAACGTGGCCAGCCTCATCCAGCAGAACGCCTACGTCATGATCCTGGCCGTGGGCATGGTCATGGTCATCATCGGACGCCATATCGACCTGTCCGTCGGCTCCCTCGTGGGATTCATCGGCGGCATCATCGGCCTGCTCATCGTCAACCAGGGCCTGCCCTGGATCGCGGTAGTCCTCATCGCCGTCGGCATCGGGATGCTCGTGGGGTGCTGGCAGGGCTTCTGGGTCGCCTACATGGAGATCCCCGCCTTCATCGTCACCCTGGCGGGCATGCTCATCTTCCGCGGTCTGACCGTGGTCCTGGTCCAGCGCACCGTCTCCGGCATGCCCTCCAGCTTCGTTTCGATCGCCAATGGCTCCCTGCCGCCCTGGCTGGGCTACTTCCAGGACTACGACGGCGTGACGATCCTCATCGGCGTCGTGGCAATCGGCGGTTTGGTTCTGACGCAGACGCGGGCCCGAAGGCGCGCAGTGACCGCGGGCCGCCCTGTCAAGCCCCTGGGCGCCTTCCTCGTGCGCGAGGGCGTCTTCGCGGCCGCGATCGCGGCGCTCACGGCACTGCTCGCCTACTCGGCCGGGGGTACGCCGATCGTGCTGGTCATCGTCGGCCTGGTCATCCTGGTCTACTCCTTCATCATGGGGCGCACGGTCTTCGGCCGACACGTCTACGCCGTGGGCGGCAACCTCAAGGCCGCGCGCCTGTCGGGGGTCGATGTGCGCAAAGTCGATTTCCTGCTGTTCGTCAACATGGGCTTCCTCGCCTCACTGGCGGCCATCGTGACCACATCCCGCGCGGGGGCCGCGGTCTCCACGGCCGGCAACCTGTATGAGATGGATGCGATCGCGGCCGCCTATATCGGGGGCGCCGCGGTCTCCGGGGGAATCGGCAGGGTGTCCGGGGCGATCATCGGGGCGCTCATCATGGGCGTGCTCAACATGGGACTGTCGATCATGGCGGTCGACTCCGCATGGCAGCAGGCCATTAAGGGGCTGGTCCTCCTGCTCGCCGTCGCCGTCGACATCGTCGGCAAACGGCGCGCGGGGGCCTGA
- a CDS encoding FGGY family carbohydrate kinase, protein MSATLVAGVDSSTQSCKIVIRDAATGILVRDGRASHPDGTEIHPDQWWRALGEAVDSVGGLDDVAALSVGGQQHGMVVLDEDGEVIRPALLWNDTRSAGAAADLIVELGGGDQAAGRAAWARAVGSVPVASLTVTKLRWLADHEPGAAARVAAVCLPHDWLTWRLRGTGRLEDLVTDRSDASGTGYFDPVANAYRRDLLALALRISEKEAEAIILPRALGPHQAAGPGGRDVLGRDLSHLALGPGCGDNAGAALGLGLGPGQTSVSLGTSGVVAAVSTTPVHDPSGLVAGFADATGAFLPLACTLNGARVLDAAKTVLGVSYEEFDALALAAAEGAGGLVHVPYLEGERTPNLPGATGILTGMTLANLTPGNYARAAVEGLLCLMADALDAVRAQGVGINEVTLTGGGTRWACAKALAPAILGVPVNAPAPAERVADGAAKQAAWVLTNTDQPPAWTPSAPERLTATPQPRIRAAYHTAARLLLTRG, encoded by the coding sequence ATGAGCGCGACCCTGGTTGCCGGCGTCGACTCCTCGACCCAGTCCTGCAAGATCGTCATCCGTGACGCCGCCACCGGCATCCTCGTGCGTGACGGGCGGGCTTCTCATCCCGATGGCACCGAGATCCATCCCGATCAGTGGTGGCGGGCCCTGGGCGAGGCCGTTGACTCCGTTGGGGGGCTTGATGACGTGGCGGCCCTGAGCGTGGGCGGCCAGCAGCACGGCATGGTCGTGCTGGACGAGGACGGCGAGGTGATCCGCCCGGCCCTGCTGTGGAACGACACCCGCTCGGCCGGCGCCGCGGCCGACCTCATCGTCGAGCTGGGCGGGGGCGACCAGGCGGCCGGGCGCGCGGCGTGGGCCCGGGCGGTGGGATCGGTGCCGGTGGCCTCGCTGACCGTCACCAAGCTGCGCTGGCTGGCGGACCACGAGCCCGGGGCGGCCGCGCGCGTCGCGGCCGTGTGCCTGCCGCACGACTGGCTGACCTGGCGCCTGCGGGGCACCGGGCGCTTGGAGGACCTAGTCACGGACCGCTCCGACGCCTCGGGCACGGGCTACTTCGATCCGGTGGCCAATGCCTACCGGCGCGACCTGCTGGCCCTGGCCCTGCGCATCAGCGAGAAGGAGGCCGAGGCGATCATCCTGCCGCGCGCGCTGGGGCCCCACCAGGCCGCGGGCCCCGGCGGCCGCGATGTCCTGGGCCGCGACCTGTCCCACCTGGCGCTGGGCCCGGGGTGCGGGGACAACGCCGGGGCGGCCCTGGGCCTGGGCCTTGGCCCCGGTCAGACCAGCGTGTCCCTGGGCACCAGCGGCGTGGTCGCGGCGGTGTCGACCACCCCCGTCCACGACCCCAGCGGCCTGGTGGCCGGCTTCGCCGACGCCACCGGGGCCTTCCTGCCACTGGCCTGCACCCTCAACGGCGCCCGGGTCCTGGACGCCGCCAAGACGGTGCTGGGGGTGTCCTACGAGGAGTTCGACGCCCTGGCCCTGGCGGCCGCCGAGGGCGCGGGCGGCCTGGTGCACGTGCCCTACCTGGAGGGCGAGCGCACCCCCAACCTGCCCGGGGCCACCGGGATCCTGACCGGCATGACCCTGGCCAACCTCACGCCCGGCAACTACGCGCGCGCCGCCGTCGAGGGCCTGCTGTGCCTCATGGCCGACGCCCTGGACGCCGTGCGCGCCCAGGGGGTGGGCATCAACGAGGTCACGCTCACCGGCGGCGGGACCAGATGGGCCTGCGCCAAAGCCCTGGCCCCCGCCATCCTGGGCGTACCGGTCAACGCGCCCGCCCCCGCCGAGCGCGTCGCCGACGGCGCCGCCAAACAAGCCGCCTGGGTCCTGACCAACACCGACCAGCCCCCCGCCTGGACCCCCAGCGCCCCCGAGCGCCTCACCGCCACCCCCCAACCACGCATCCGCGCCGCCTACCACACCGCCGCACGTCTCCTCCTCACCCGCGGCTGA
- a CDS encoding serine/threonine-protein kinase, with product MTQPPVSLPPSISGLRAGATVGGYRLLRRLGAGGMGAVWEVTDEAGDRVAMKILHPQIAADPMARRRLDREAQVLARVRDARVARILDIETGDSESAHGMTFVITELVEGPTLQREVDREGAYDLVTDARDLSDLAHGLVDALRAVHDAGVIHRDLKPSNVMLGAQGPVLIDFGIAQVADDVRLTQTGQVTGTPGFIPPEMLDGDEPSPGVDWYACAGVLLFAVTGRAPFGSGPWQVVFRRVYAGTPELGDLPEECPALARAFRAALEPKVADRLSIDGLLSVLDEIADGGDGSRALAAVLPGVGGAASLPSSGASDGAYGVPPASGPSLTSVQRPGGSPTMTPAASGYGAAPGAYGRVPAPSPFEGAAPDARADGTALPVSYAPGSGGASPMSRPASPPALPTPPSGGPVSPAGGPTPGWAPAQAAQPMPPAISPQAQGAGAPGTPGPAASGWATGPTDTGPTGVGTASAGALDPASHEARPASAGTSGVADAPAAALPDWAREPQRRRTMILCVGFLLVMLGMWAPVWVALAASILVVIAGAAGRGDDDRRWRRLHKGSATAADTARMWATSPLYLLRSAGAALPAILLAGVVAGGLYFLLRDPMGAEVGVDPSFLEDMRLRHRRALLMAGCELVFLLIVWFVPWGASTRRGGAKIVSAFMPGRPIRALWAVVLVSLGVGCLVLEVLMRLPPATLSPLQ from the coding sequence ATGACGCAGCCGCCTGTCTCTCTTCCTCCGTCGATCAGCGGGCTGCGGGCGGGCGCCACCGTCGGCGGCTATCGGCTCCTGCGGCGCCTTGGCGCCGGGGGCATGGGTGCGGTCTGGGAGGTGACCGATGAGGCCGGCGACCGCGTCGCCATGAAGATCCTCCATCCTCAGATCGCCGCCGACCCCATGGCGAGGCGCCGGCTCGATCGGGAGGCCCAGGTCCTGGCCAGGGTGCGGGACGCCCGCGTCGCCCGTATCCTCGACATCGAGACCGGCGACTCCGAGTCCGCTCACGGCATGACCTTCGTCATCACCGAGCTCGTCGAGGGCCCCACCCTCCAGCGCGAGGTCGACCGCGAGGGGGCCTACGACCTCGTCACCGACGCCCGTGACCTGTCCGATCTCGCCCATGGCCTGGTCGACGCCCTGCGTGCCGTGCACGACGCCGGAGTCATCCACAGGGACCTCAAGCCCTCCAATGTCATGCTTGGTGCCCAGGGCCCGGTCCTCATCGACTTCGGCATCGCCCAGGTTGCCGACGACGTCCGCCTCACCCAGACCGGCCAGGTCACCGGGACGCCCGGGTTCATCCCGCCCGAGATGCTCGACGGCGATGAGCCCTCCCCGGGGGTCGACTGGTACGCCTGCGCGGGTGTTCTCCTCTTCGCGGTCACCGGGCGCGCGCCCTTCGGCTCCGGCCCCTGGCAGGTGGTCTTCCGCCGTGTCTACGCCGGCACGCCCGAGCTCGGCGATCTTCCCGAGGAGTGCCCGGCCCTGGCGCGGGCCTTCCGCGCCGCCCTGGAGCCCAAGGTGGCGGATCGCCTCTCGATCGACGGGCTTCTCTCCGTCCTCGATGAGATCGCCGACGGCGGGGACGGCTCCCGGGCGCTCGCCGCGGTTCTTCCCGGGGTCGGCGGCGCCGCGTCGCTGCCATCCTCGGGAGCGTCGGACGGCGCCTACGGGGTGCCGCCGGCGAGCGGGCCGAGCCTGACGTCGGTCCAGCGGCCGGGGGGCAGCCCCACGATGACCCCTGCGGCCTCCGGCTACGGCGCCGCCCCGGGAGCCTATGGGAGGGTCCCCGCGCCGAGCCCCTTCGAGGGCGCCGCCCCCGATGCGCGGGCCGACGGGACGGCGCTGCCCGTCTCCTACGCCCCGGGCTCCGGCGGGGCGTCTCCCATGAGCCGGCCCGCCTCGCCGCCCGCGCTGCCGACTCCTCCCTCCGGCGGGCCGGTCTCTCCGGCCGGAGGGCCGACCCCCGGCTGGGCCCCCGCCCAGGCCGCCCAGCCGATGCCGCCCGCGATCTCCCCCCAGGCCCAGGGGGCGGGAGCCCCGGGGACCCCCGGCCCGGCCGCGTCGGGCTGGGCGACCGGTCCCACCGACACCGGGCCGACGGGCGTGGGGACTGCCTCTGCCGGGGCGCTCGACCCCGCGAGCCACGAGGCCCGCCCTGCCTCGGCCGGGACCTCCGGAGTCGCGGATGCCCCGGCCGCGGCGCTGCCTGACTGGGCCCGCGAGCCCCAGCGCCGTCGCACGATGATCCTGTGCGTTGGCTTCCTCCTCGTCATGCTCGGCATGTGGGCGCCTGTCTGGGTGGCATTAGCCGCGTCCATTCTCGTGGTTATCGCCGGCGCCGCGGGCCGCGGGGATGACGACCGGCGCTGGCGCAGGCTTCACAAGGGGAGTGCGACGGCGGCCGACACCGCCCGCATGTGGGCCACGAGCCCGCTCTACCTGCTTCGCTCCGCCGGGGCGGCGCTGCCCGCGATCCTCCTGGCCGGCGTCGTCGCTGGCGGTCTCTACTTCTTGCTGCGGGATCCGATGGGCGCGGAGGTCGGCGTGGATCCGTCGTTCCTCGAGGATATGCGCCTGCGCCATCGCCGAGCCCTGCTCATGGCGGGCTGCGAGCTCGTTTTCCTGCTCATCGTGTGGTTCGTCCCCTGGGGCGCCTCCACTCGGCGCGGCGGCGCCAAGATCGTGTCCGCCTTCATGCCCGGTCGGCCGATCCGCGCGCTGTGGGCCGTCGTGCTCGTGTCTCTCGGTGTCGGGTGCCTCGTGCTGGAGGTGCTCATGCGCCTTCCGCCGGCGACCCTTAGCCCCCTCCAGTGA